Proteins co-encoded in one Neovison vison isolate M4711 chromosome 9, ASM_NN_V1, whole genome shotgun sequence genomic window:
- the SPACA9 gene encoding sperm acrosome-associated protein 9 isoform X2, giving the protein MNEVKEALRNVEQKYKLFQQQQFTFVAALERCRENAHDKIRPISSIGQVQSYTEHYCNNSTDRRILLMFLDICAELNKLCQHFEALHSGTPVTNNLLEKCKSLVSQSNDLSSLRAKYPHDVVNHLSCDEARNHYGGVVSLIPIVLDLMKEWVAHSEKLPRKALQHGAT; this is encoded by the exons ATGAACGAGGTGAAGGAGGCTCTCCGAAACGTCGAGCAGAAGTACAAGCTCTTCCAGCAGCAGCAGTTCACCTTCGTGGCCGCTCTGGAGCGCTGCAGGGAGAACGCCCACGACAAGATCCGGCCCATCTCCAGCATCGGACAG GTGCAGAGCTACACGGAGCATTACTGCAACAACTCCACGGACCGGCGGATTCTGCTCATGTTCCTGGACATCTGCGCGGAGCTGAACAAGCTGTGTCAGCACTTCGAAGCCCTGCACTCCGGCACCCCGGTCACCAACAACCTGCTTGAGAAATGCAAATCCCTCGTTAGCCAGAGCAACGACCTGAGCAGCCTCAGAGCCAA GTACCCACACGACGTGGTGAACCACCTGAGCTGCGACGAGGCCAGGAACCACTACGGAGGCGTCGTCAGCCTCATCCCCATCGTCCTGGACTTAATGAAAGAGTGGGTCGCCCACTCGGAGAAGCTGCCCCGCAAAGCCCTACAGCAC GGGGCGACC
- the SPACA9 gene encoding sperm acrosome-associated protein 9 isoform X3 has product MFLDICAELNKLCQHFEALHSGTPVTNNLLEKCKSLVSQSNDLSSLRAKYPHDVVNHLSCDEARNHYGGVVSLIPIVLDLMKEWVAHSEKLPRKALQHVSETRAHQEAAGAAARPPWTAGSQPRLRKHKCRPLIKDSPGPRGKDRGCSKPPWRPGGRL; this is encoded by the exons ATGTTCCTGGACATCTGCGCGGAGCTGAACAAGCTGTGTCAGCACTTCGAAGCCCTGCACTCCGGCACCCCGGTCACCAACAACCTGCTTGAGAAATGCAAATCCCTCGTTAGCCAGAGCAACGACCTGAGCAGCCTCAGAGCCAA GTACCCACACGACGTGGTGAACCACCTGAGCTGCGACGAGGCCAGGAACCACTACGGAGGCGTCGTCAGCCTCATCCCCATCGTCCTGGACTTAATGAAAGAGTGGGTCGCCCACTCGGAGAAGCTGCCCCGCAAAGCCCTACAGCACGTGAGTGAGACCCGGGCACACCAGGAAGCTGCCGGTGCGGCCGCTCGTCCTCCCTGGACCGCAGGCTCCCAGCCTCGGTTAAGAAAGCACAAATGTAGGCCACTTATAAAAGACAGCCCCGGGCctagggggaaggacagaggatgTTCCAAACCTCCCTGGAGACCCGGCGGGAGACTCTAA
- the SPACA9 gene encoding sperm acrosome-associated protein 9 isoform X1 produces MNEVKEALRNVEQKYKLFQQQQFTFVAALERCRENAHDKIRPISSIGQVQSYTEHYCNNSTDRRILLMFLDICAELNKLCQHFEALHSGTPVTNNLLEKCKSLVSQSNDLSSLRAKYPHDVVNHLSCDEARNHYGGVVSLIPIVLDLMKEWVAHSEKLPRKALQHVSETRAHQEAAGAAARPPWTAGSQPRLRKHKCRPLIKDSPGPRGKDRGCSKPPWRPGGRL; encoded by the exons ATGAACGAGGTGAAGGAGGCTCTCCGAAACGTCGAGCAGAAGTACAAGCTCTTCCAGCAGCAGCAGTTCACCTTCGTGGCCGCTCTGGAGCGCTGCAGGGAGAACGCCCACGACAAGATCCGGCCCATCTCCAGCATCGGACAG GTGCAGAGCTACACGGAGCATTACTGCAACAACTCCACGGACCGGCGGATTCTGCTCATGTTCCTGGACATCTGCGCGGAGCTGAACAAGCTGTGTCAGCACTTCGAAGCCCTGCACTCCGGCACCCCGGTCACCAACAACCTGCTTGAGAAATGCAAATCCCTCGTTAGCCAGAGCAACGACCTGAGCAGCCTCAGAGCCAA GTACCCACACGACGTGGTGAACCACCTGAGCTGCGACGAGGCCAGGAACCACTACGGAGGCGTCGTCAGCCTCATCCCCATCGTCCTGGACTTAATGAAAGAGTGGGTCGCCCACTCGGAGAAGCTGCCCCGCAAAGCCCTACAGCACGTGAGTGAGACCCGGGCACACCAGGAAGCTGCCGGTGCGGCCGCTCGTCCTCCCTGGACCGCAGGCTCCCAGCCTCGGTTAAGAAAGCACAAATGTAGGCCACTTATAAAAGACAGCCCCGGGCctagggggaaggacagaggatgTTCCAAACCTCCCTGGAGACCCGGCGGGAGACTCTAA